In one window of Helianthus annuus cultivar XRQ/B chromosome 17, HanXRQr2.0-SUNRISE, whole genome shotgun sequence DNA:
- the LOC110924594 gene encoding uncharacterized protein LOC110924594, with translation MGDFNDVRCASERMNSEFIEANAEAFNQFILSAGLVEYNMGGGNFTYISDNGRKLSKLNPFFVCLGFKEQWPNASVTALDRIASDHRPIVLSTVQSDFGHIRFRFFNSWFEYPSFMEYMLQKCAVFSFSGPDDLALAIKLRWLKDKINAWLKVEKMSREGIYEDKKRRLACIENMAEERMLMEVELAERADCKNVVAEFDRIKQLDLRQKSRSRWAIDGDENSVFFHHIINSNISSNRLNGLLIDGVWVTNPVSVKESLYEFFLKQFSEPMPNRPELICTNLSKISVSEASMLEQPFSVEEIKDAVWECDGDRAPGPDGFNFKFIKKCWSGLQVDIVKMFNTFFEEGSLNKSCTSSFIALIPKVKDPSSPVDFRPISLIGVINKIISKVLVNRLKRVLGKLISEHQSAFFTGRNIMDGPLVLNEVFGWLKK, from the coding sequence ATGGGGGATTTCAACGATGTCAGATGTGCTAGTGAACGGATGAATTCTGAATTTATTGAAGCCAATGCCGAGGCCTTTAATCAATTTATTCTCTCGGCTGGTCTTGTGGAGTATAACATGGGCGGGGGTAATTTCACTTACATTTCTGACAATGGTAGAAAACTCAGCAAGCTGAATCCTTTCTTTGTCTGTTTGGGCTTCAAGGAGCAGTGGCCAAATGCTTCGGTGACTGCTCTTGACCGTATTGCATCTGATCACCGGCCTATTGTGCTTTCTACGGTCCAATCAGATTTTGGTCATATCCGCTTTAGGTTCTTCAACTCGTGGTTTGAGTATCCCAGTTTTATGGAATACATGCTTCAAAAGTGTGCCGTGTTTTCCTTTTCGGGGCCGGACGACCTTGCATTAGCAATCAAGTTACGGTGGCTAAAGGATAAAATCAATGCATGGTTAAAGGTGGAAAAGATGAGCAGGGAGGGGATTTATGAAGATAAAAAGAGGAGGCTAGCGTGTATAGAAAATATGGCAGAGGAAAGAATGCTAATGGAAGTGGAATTGGCTGAAAGAGCGGATTGCAAGAATGTTGTTGCTGAATTCGATAGGATTAAACAACTGGATTTGCGTCAAAAGTCGAGATCTAGGTGGGCCATTGATGGGGATGAGAATTCAGTGTTTTTTCATCATATCATTAATTCGAATATTAGCTCGAACAGGTTGAATGGGCTACTGATAGATGGTGTTTGGGTTACTAATCCTGTCTCTGTCAAGGAATCTCTATACGAGTTCTTCTTGAAGCAATTTTCGGAACCAATGCCCAATAGGCCAGAGTTAATTTGCACAAATCTGTCCAAAATCTCGGTGTCCGAAGCATCTATGTTAGAGCAGCCGTTTTCTGTGGAGGAAATTAAAGATGCAGTCTGGGAATGCGATGGGGATCGAGCTCCGGGCCCAGACGGTTTCAACTTTAAGTTTATTAAAAAATGTTGGTCTGGCCTCCAAGTTGATATCGTCAAAATGTTCAATACGTTCTTCGAGGAGGGCTCACTTAATAAGAGCTGTACATCCTCTTTCATTGCGTTAATCCCGAAAGTTAAAGACCCGTCTAGCCCTGTGGATTTTAGGCCTATTAGCTTGATAGGTgtgattaataaaataatatcGAAAGTATTGGTGAATCGACTTAAACGTGTGCTGGGCAAATTAATTTCGGAGCACCAATCGGCTTTTTTTACTGGTAGGAACATTATGGATGGTCCCTTAGTGCTGAATGAAGTGTTTGGTTGGCTGAAAAAATAG